One segment of Candidatus Aegiribacteria sp. DNA contains the following:
- a CDS encoding glycosyltransferase, with amino-acid sequence MKSFSIVIPTWKNIEFLDLTYRGLMRNSAVEHEIIVFFNEYNKSCENWVRNKNILFDWSEQNTGVCEAVNSGARKATLDHICYMNDDMYPLPGWDTALAEYIGHADKLWLSGTAIESGNSTPCYIGNQDYGSSPATFDEERLLREYRTLIRPYNTVSTWTPVLLSKNDWDAIGGFDEKYFPGFGSDPDLAMKMYRYGCRHFIGVGSSLVYHFAKQTTVRFADSSTMDPAKYFRQKWGISWKKFFRKVIHRDRKLTP; translated from the coding sequence TTGAAGTCTTTCTCCATAGTCATTCCCACCTGGAAGAATATCGAGTTTCTTGATCTCACCTACCGAGGCCTAATGCGAAACAGCGCTGTAGAACACGAGATTATCGTTTTCTTTAACGAATACAACAAATCCTGTGAGAACTGGGTCAGGAATAAAAACATCCTTTTTGACTGGTCGGAGCAGAATACAGGAGTTTGTGAAGCTGTCAACAGTGGAGCCAGGAAGGCAACTCTCGACCATATATGCTACATGAATGACGATATGTATCCTCTGCCCGGATGGGATACCGCACTTGCCGAATACATCGGCCATGCTGATAAGCTCTGGCTTTCAGGTACAGCTATCGAATCGGGTAACTCTACTCCCTGTTACATAGGCAACCAGGATTACGGAAGTAGTCCGGCCACTTTCGACGAGGAAAGGCTGCTGCGGGAATACAGAACCCTTATCAGACCTTACAATACCGTGAGTACATGGACGCCTGTTCTTCTTTCAAAGAACGACTGGGACGCAATTGGCGGTTTTGATGAAAAATACTTTCCGGGTTTCGGAAGTGATCCGGATCTTGCCATGAAAATGTACAGGTATGGATGCCGTCATTTCATAGGGGTTGGATCGAGCCTTGTTTACCATTTCGCGAAACAGACTACCGTTCGATTCGCGGACAGCAGTACGATGGATCCCGCTAAATACTTCCGCCAGAAATGGGGGATATCCTGGAAAAAATTCTTCAGAAAAGTCATCCACAGAGACAGGAAATTAACTCCCTGA